The Burkholderia mallei ATCC 23344 genome has a window encoding:
- a CDS encoding transporter, with protein sequence MKRMLPLAAASALFAPAGAHADHPFTSDDTNTQGDGNWQYELNVERTSKQPDIGRQQLWNTTLTRGFGERVDLYVQAPYTHVQTRSDEDGSGLGDLEIGAKWRVLERGPLSIALKPRFTMPTGDDARGLGNGRASAGAMLLAQYDVARLQVLVNAGLMYQPNRQGNLASIWQACGAIVYRATDKLRLGVDIGVSRNPERGAGAHPAYVIAGAIYTPRDWLDVDLGYRRGLNDQIYDHALMAGLTVRW encoded by the coding sequence ATGAAAAGAATGCTTCCGCTCGCGGCCGCGAGCGCGCTCTTCGCGCCCGCCGGCGCGCACGCCGACCACCCGTTCACGTCCGACGACACGAACACGCAAGGCGACGGCAACTGGCAGTACGAGCTGAACGTCGAGCGCACGTCGAAGCAGCCCGACATCGGCCGCCAGCAGCTCTGGAACACGACGCTCACGCGCGGCTTCGGCGAACGCGTCGACCTGTACGTGCAGGCGCCGTACACGCACGTGCAGACGCGCTCCGACGAAGACGGCTCGGGCCTCGGCGACCTCGAGATCGGCGCGAAGTGGCGCGTGCTCGAACGCGGGCCGCTCAGCATCGCGCTGAAGCCGCGCTTCACGATGCCAACGGGCGACGATGCGCGCGGACTCGGCAACGGGCGCGCGAGCGCGGGCGCGATGCTGCTCGCGCAGTACGACGTCGCGCGCCTGCAGGTACTCGTGAACGCGGGCCTGATGTATCAGCCGAACCGGCAAGGCAATCTCGCATCGATCTGGCAGGCGTGCGGCGCAATCGTCTATCGTGCGACGGACAAGCTGCGGCTCGGCGTCGATATCGGCGTTTCACGCAATCCGGAGCGCGGCGCCGGCGCGCATCCGGCGTACGTGATCGCGGGCGCGATCTATACGCCGCGCGACTGGCTCGACGTCGACCTCGGCTATCGGCGCGGGCTCAACGATCAGATCTACGACCATGCGTTGATGGCGGGGCTCACGGTGCGGTGGTGA
- a CDS encoding DNA-binding protein, whose product MKTNAAKDGRDACGAWREDDVHAPWACDARAQARADGEDAAGRAGGDSGCDPALVAVLLRLREAAVDARGAPWSLAKLAKRAGMPMSALRRALTRLDAAGVTETIVREDGTGCAALTAQGRQWCDALFGGGAAARGGDA is encoded by the coding sequence ATGAAGACGAACGCGGCGAAAGACGGGCGCGATGCATGCGGCGCATGGCGCGAGGACGATGTGCATGCGCCGTGGGCGTGCGATGCGCGGGCGCAGGCGCGCGCCGATGGCGAAGACGCGGCGGGCCGTGCAGGCGGCGATTCCGGCTGCGATCCGGCGCTCGTCGCCGTGCTGCTGCGGTTGCGCGAAGCCGCCGTCGATGCGCGCGGCGCGCCCTGGTCGCTCGCGAAGCTCGCCAAGCGCGCGGGCATGCCGATGAGCGCGCTGCGGCGGGCGCTGACGCGGCTCGACGCGGCGGGCGTGACCGAGACGATCGTGCGCGAGGACGGCACGGGCTGCGCGGCGCTGACGGCGCAAGGGCGGCAGTGGTGCGACGCGCTCTTCGGCGGCGGCGCGGCCGCGCGAGGCGGGGACGCGTGA
- a CDS encoding PLP-dependent aminotransferase family protein produces the protein MKRYEQLADDIEAMIRRGVYRPGERIPSVRQASVQHRLSITTVVRAYLVLESRGAIESRPQSGYFVRARQDAPALALHASAPVAVSSAVDVSRLVLSTLRSIARDDAVPLGSPYPDATPFPAQRIARHAHAIARRRARWGVIDDLPPGNPELIRQIARRYLEGGVAVDPGEIVVTIGATEAINLCLQAVAKPGDTIAVESPTFYAMLHAIERLGMRAIEVATHPGEGIDIDALARILATERIAACMVMPNFQNPLGFLMPDERKRALVELLARHDVPAIENDVYHELYYGAARPSTLKAFDARGLVLHCASFSKSLSPAYRVGWAMPGRYRDQVEKLKFLNTLATPAIDQLAIAEYLRHDGYDHHLRRIRKLYAQQASMMAALVRRFFPDGTRLSQPKGGYVLWIELPDGVDAMALYRLALAQKITLGPGHMFSTTLAYRHCIRLNYSYAWSPQIEAAVKTLGRLAAVCAKR, from the coding sequence GTGAAGCGCTACGAACAACTGGCGGACGACATCGAGGCGATGATCCGGCGCGGCGTCTACCGGCCGGGCGAGCGGATACCGTCGGTGCGGCAGGCGAGCGTGCAGCACCGGCTCAGCATCACGACCGTCGTGCGCGCGTACCTGGTGCTCGAGAGCCGCGGCGCGATCGAGAGCCGGCCGCAGTCCGGCTATTTCGTGCGCGCGCGGCAGGATGCGCCGGCGCTCGCGCTGCATGCGTCGGCGCCCGTCGCGGTGTCGTCGGCCGTCGACGTGAGCCGGCTCGTGCTGTCGACGCTGCGCTCGATCGCGCGCGACGACGCGGTGCCGCTCGGCTCGCCGTATCCGGACGCGACGCCGTTCCCCGCGCAGCGCATCGCGCGGCACGCGCACGCTATCGCGCGGCGGCGCGCGCGCTGGGGCGTGATCGACGATCTGCCGCCGGGCAATCCGGAGCTGATCCGGCAGATCGCGCGCCGCTATCTGGAAGGCGGCGTCGCGGTCGATCCGGGCGAGATCGTCGTGACGATCGGCGCGACCGAGGCGATCAATTTGTGCCTGCAGGCGGTGGCCAAGCCGGGCGACACGATCGCCGTCGAATCGCCGACGTTCTACGCGATGCTGCACGCGATCGAGCGGCTCGGGATGCGTGCGATCGAAGTCGCGACGCACCCGGGCGAGGGCATCGATATCGACGCGCTCGCGCGGATTCTCGCGACCGAGCGCATTGCCGCGTGCATGGTGATGCCCAATTTCCAGAACCCGCTCGGCTTCCTGATGCCGGACGAGCGCAAGCGCGCGCTCGTCGAGCTGCTCGCGCGGCACGACGTGCCGGCGATCGAGAACGACGTCTACCACGAGCTGTACTACGGCGCCGCGCGGCCGAGCACGCTCAAGGCGTTCGATGCGCGCGGGCTCGTGCTGCACTGCGCGTCGTTCTCGAAAAGCCTGTCGCCCGCGTACCGGGTCGGCTGGGCGATGCCGGGGCGTTACCGCGATCAGGTCGAAAAGCTCAAGTTCCTGAACACCCTCGCGACGCCCGCGATCGACCAGCTCGCGATCGCCGAGTATCTGCGGCACGACGGCTACGATCACCATCTGCGGCGGATTCGCAAGCTCTATGCGCAGCAGGCGAGCATGATGGCGGCGCTCGTGCGGCGTTTCTTTCCGGACGGCACGCGGCTGTCGCAGCCGAAGGGCGGCTACGTGCTATGGATCGAGCTGCCGGACGGCGTCGACGCGATGGCGCTCTACCGGCTCGCGCTCGCGCAGAAGATCACGCTCGGGCCGGGGCACATGTTCTCGACGACGCTCGCGTATCGGCACTGCATCCGGCTGAACTACAGCTATGCGTGGTCGCCGCAGATCGAGGCGGCGGTGAAGACGCTCGGGCGGCTGGCCGCGGTGTGCGCGAAACGATGA
- a CDS encoding FdhF/YdeP family oxidoreductase yields MKTKEPDARIEPYAHPAGGWGALKYVAINLFKEKVPGGNYRALLRQNQPDGFDCPGCAWPDREHASTFEFCENGVKAVAAEATAKRVTPAFFAEHTVSALFDQSDYALEQHGRLTDPMVYDAATDRYVPIAWNAAFELIANHLRALGEPNRAAFYTSGRASNEAAFLYQLLVRYYGTNNFPDCSNMCHEATSRGLPATVGVGKGTVTLDDFEQADTLLIFGQNPATNHPRMMGELRACAKHGATIVSINPLKERGLERFASPQHPAEMLTMSSTPIASTFVQPRVGGDLALIKGVAKRVLELDDAARERGGARVLDVDFIAAHTAGFDTFAADLRAQDWAALVGESGVPREQIDALARIYVRGERVIATWGMGLTQHKHSVATVHMLSNLMLMRGNVGRPGAGLCPVRGHSNVQGNRTVGIEEKPSDAFLERLGRVFDFAPPRGHGYDVVETIEAMLDGRIGVFIGLGGNFAMATPDTPRTWQGLRRCGLTVHITTKLNRSHLVHGREALILPTLGRTEIDLQNGVAQGVSVEDSMCMVHASYGMNPPASPNLLSEVAIVARLGHALFGGDKIDWLGYMNDYAKIRDAIEASIEGFDDYNARIARPGGFHLRIASREREWLTPSGRANFIVHALPADTPIQRARARHGKRLMTLMTTRSHDQYNTTIYALDDRYRGVFGERRVVFAHPDDLAMLGFEAGERVDLETVWDDGIERRVAGFLLVAYDIPRGCLGAYYPETNPLVPLDSVGDVCNTPTSKSIPVLMHRSAGDAAHAA; encoded by the coding sequence ATGAAAACCAAGGAACCCGACGCGCGCATCGAGCCGTACGCCCATCCGGCGGGCGGCTGGGGCGCGCTCAAGTACGTCGCGATCAACCTGTTCAAGGAAAAGGTGCCGGGCGGCAATTACCGCGCGCTGCTGCGCCAGAACCAGCCGGACGGCTTCGACTGCCCGGGCTGCGCGTGGCCCGATCGCGAGCATGCCTCGACGTTCGAATTCTGCGAGAACGGCGTGAAGGCCGTCGCGGCCGAGGCGACCGCCAAGCGCGTGACGCCCGCGTTCTTCGCCGAGCATACGGTGAGCGCGCTCTTCGATCAGTCCGACTACGCGCTCGAGCAGCACGGCCGCCTGACCGACCCGATGGTCTACGACGCCGCGACCGACCGCTACGTGCCGATCGCCTGGAACGCGGCGTTCGAGCTGATCGCGAACCACCTGCGCGCGCTCGGCGAGCCGAACCGCGCGGCGTTCTACACGTCGGGCCGCGCGAGCAACGAGGCCGCGTTCCTGTATCAGTTGCTCGTGCGCTACTACGGCACCAACAACTTCCCCGACTGCTCGAACATGTGCCACGAGGCGACGAGCCGCGGGCTGCCGGCCACGGTCGGCGTCGGCAAGGGCACGGTCACGCTCGATGATTTCGAGCAGGCCGACACGCTGCTGATCTTCGGCCAGAACCCGGCGACGAACCATCCGCGCATGATGGGCGAGCTGCGCGCGTGCGCGAAGCACGGCGCGACGATCGTGTCGATCAATCCGCTGAAGGAGCGCGGGCTCGAGCGCTTCGCGAGCCCGCAGCATCCGGCCGAGATGCTGACGATGTCGAGCACGCCGATCGCGTCGACGTTCGTGCAGCCTCGCGTCGGCGGCGATCTCGCGCTCATCAAGGGCGTCGCCAAGCGCGTGCTCGAGCTCGACGACGCGGCGCGCGAACGCGGCGGCGCGCGCGTGCTCGACGTCGACTTCATCGCCGCGCACACGGCCGGCTTCGACACGTTCGCGGCCGACCTGCGCGCGCAGGACTGGGCCGCGCTCGTCGGCGAAAGCGGCGTGCCGCGCGAGCAGATCGATGCGCTCGCGCGCATCTACGTGCGCGGCGAACGCGTGATCGCGACGTGGGGAATGGGCCTCACGCAGCACAAGCACTCGGTCGCGACGGTGCACATGCTGTCGAACCTGATGCTGATGCGCGGCAACGTCGGCCGCCCGGGCGCGGGCCTCTGCCCCGTGCGCGGGCATTCGAACGTGCAGGGCAACCGCACGGTCGGCATCGAGGAGAAGCCTTCCGACGCGTTCCTCGAGCGGCTCGGCCGCGTATTCGATTTCGCGCCGCCGCGCGGCCACGGCTACGACGTCGTCGAGACGATCGAGGCGATGCTCGACGGCCGCATCGGCGTGTTCATCGGCCTCGGCGGCAACTTCGCGATGGCGACGCCCGATACGCCGCGCACGTGGCAAGGGCTGCGCCGTTGCGGCCTGACCGTGCACATCACGACGAAGCTCAACCGCAGCCATCTCGTGCATGGCCGTGAGGCGCTGATCCTGCCGACGCTCGGCCGCACCGAGATCGATCTGCAGAACGGCGTCGCGCAGGGCGTGAGCGTCGAGGACTCGATGTGCATGGTCCATGCGTCGTACGGGATGAACCCGCCGGCGTCGCCGAACCTGCTGTCGGAGGTCGCGATCGTCGCGCGGCTCGGGCACGCGCTCTTCGGCGGCGACAAGATCGACTGGCTCGGCTATATGAACGACTACGCGAAGATCCGCGACGCGATCGAAGCGAGCATCGAGGGTTTCGACGACTACAACGCGCGAATCGCGCGGCCGGGCGGCTTCCATCTGCGGATCGCGTCGCGCGAGCGCGAATGGCTCACGCCGAGCGGCCGCGCGAACTTCATCGTCCATGCGCTGCCCGCCGACACGCCGATCCAGCGCGCCCGCGCGCGCCACGGCAAGCGGCTGATGACGCTGATGACGACGCGCTCGCACGATCAGTACAACACGACGATCTACGCGCTCGACGACCGCTATCGCGGCGTGTTCGGCGAGCGGCGCGTCGTGTTCGCGCATCCCGACGATCTCGCGATGCTCGGCTTCGAGGCGGGCGAGCGCGTGGATCTCGAAACGGTATGGGACGACGGAATCGAGCGGCGCGTCGCGGGCTTTCTGCTCGTCGCGTACGACATTCCGCGCGGCTGCCTCGGCGCGTACTACCCGGAGACGAATCCGCTCGTGCCGCTCGACAGCGTGGGCGACGTCTGCAACACGCCGACGTCGAAGTCGATTCCGGTGCTGATGCACCGGTCGGCGGGCGACGCGGCGCACGCGGCATGA
- a CDS encoding bestrophin family protein: MIVRPREHGFRMLFVWNGSVLKSILPQLALMSAVSIVALLTNGRILGEKVPLNPTPFTLAGLALAIFAAFRNNASYDRYWEARKLWGGVLSAARALTSQALGYDALADGASFARATAGFVYALKHQLRGTDPTHDLRRRLPADWLDPVLAAQFRPVAILHALRGRLAGRHRDGALTDAQLWMLDAQLNELAAKLAGCERIASTPIPFPYHVLLHRTVYAYCVMLPFGLVDSIGIATPFVSVFVSYTLIALDAIAGEIAEPFGDGPNHLALDALTRQIERSLFELAGLPLPDEMRAGPNHRLS, encoded by the coding sequence ATGATCGTCAGACCGCGCGAGCACGGGTTCCGGATGCTGTTCGTCTGGAACGGTTCGGTGCTCAAATCGATTCTGCCGCAGCTTGCGCTGATGAGCGCCGTGAGCATCGTCGCGCTGCTGACGAACGGCCGCATTCTCGGCGAGAAGGTGCCGCTGAACCCGACGCCGTTCACGCTCGCGGGCCTCGCGCTCGCGATCTTCGCCGCGTTTCGCAACAACGCGAGCTACGACCGCTACTGGGAGGCGCGCAAGCTCTGGGGCGGCGTGCTGAGCGCGGCGCGCGCGCTGACCTCGCAGGCGCTCGGCTACGACGCGCTCGCCGACGGCGCATCGTTCGCCCGCGCGACGGCGGGTTTCGTCTATGCGCTCAAGCACCAGTTGCGCGGCACGGACCCGACTCACGACCTGCGCCGCCGCCTGCCCGCTGACTGGCTCGATCCGGTGCTCGCCGCGCAGTTCCGCCCGGTCGCGATCCTGCATGCGTTGCGCGGGCGGCTGGCCGGCCGGCATCGCGACGGCGCGCTGACCGATGCGCAGCTGTGGATGCTCGACGCGCAGCTCAACGAACTCGCCGCGAAACTGGCGGGCTGCGAGCGCATCGCATCGACGCCGATCCCGTTTCCCTATCACGTGCTGCTGCACCGGACTGTCTACGCGTATTGCGTGATGCTGCCGTTCGGGCTCGTCGACTCGATCGGCATCGCGACGCCGTTCGTATCGGTGTTCGTGTCGTACACGCTGATCGCGCTCGACGCGATCGCGGGCGAGATCGCCGAGCCGTTCGGCGACGGGCCGAACCATCTCGCGCTCGATGCGCTGACACGGCAGATCGAGCGCTCGCTGTTCGAGCTGGCCGGCCTGCCGCTGCCGGACGAAATGCGCGCCGGCCCGAATCACCGGCTGTCGTGA
- the yiaA gene encoding inner membrane protein YiaA, with protein MNHHTNQLHPSTSFAFVAASWAALLAGVCAYLLGLWNAGMQLNEKGYYFTVLAYGLFAAVSLQKSVRDRLEGVPVTGLYYGLAWASVILTIALLVIGLFNATLLLSEKGFYAMSFALALFGSVAVQKNTRDLKAAGRGRAETEVAVDIAE; from the coding sequence ATGAACCACCATACGAATCAACTCCATCCATCAACATCGTTCGCGTTCGTCGCCGCGTCGTGGGCCGCGCTGCTCGCCGGCGTCTGCGCGTATCTGCTCGGCTTGTGGAACGCCGGCATGCAGCTCAACGAAAAAGGCTATTACTTCACGGTGCTCGCATACGGCCTGTTCGCGGCGGTCTCGCTGCAAAAGAGCGTGCGCGACCGTCTCGAAGGCGTTCCGGTCACGGGGCTGTACTACGGCCTCGCGTGGGCGTCGGTGATCCTGACGATCGCGCTGCTCGTGATCGGCCTCTTCAACGCGACGCTGCTGCTCAGCGAGAAGGGCTTCTACGCGATGTCGTTCGCGCTCGCGCTGTTCGGCTCGGTGGCCGTGCAGAAGAACACCCGGGACCTCAAGGCGGCCGGACGCGGCCGCGCGGAAACGGAAGTGGCCGTCGACATCGCCGAGTAA
- a CDS encoding Nramp family divalent metal transporter has protein sequence MLSSTTMSRSAGDFATAGDASSRTVRAARDALEGRRKGVAAALPFVGPAVIASIGYMDPGNFATNIQAGAAYGYELLWVVLAANVIAMVFQAMSAKLGIVTGRNLAELCREHFPRPVVWGMWATSEIAAMATDLAEFLGGALAFGLLLHLPLIAGMAATAVLTCAILTLEKRGFRPLEAAIAALVGVIGASYLGELLIAPQDWHAAAYHLVVPQLRDGTALTLAVGIIGATIMPHTLYLHSGLTQRRTTPRDARERRLLLRFSNREVAVALGVAGFVNIAMVMMASSAFHRTAPGMADIGDAYHTLIPLLGPAAGALFLVALFASGVSSSVVGTLAGQVVMQGFLRRRVPIWVRRLVTIAPAFAIVALGCDVTRAMVLSQVVLSLVLPLPMAALLLLSSRRALLGEHALRAPTLVAASAAAAAIVALNVYLIWAAFN, from the coding sequence ATGCTTTCCTCAACCACGATGAGCCGATCCGCCGGCGATTTCGCGACGGCGGGAGACGCGAGCTCGCGCACCGTCCGCGCCGCGCGCGACGCGCTCGAAGGGCGCCGCAAGGGCGTCGCGGCCGCGCTGCCGTTCGTCGGGCCGGCCGTGATCGCGTCGATCGGCTACATGGACCCCGGCAACTTCGCGACCAACATCCAGGCGGGCGCCGCGTACGGCTACGAGCTGCTGTGGGTCGTGCTCGCCGCGAACGTGATCGCGATGGTGTTTCAGGCGATGTCGGCGAAGCTCGGCATCGTGACGGGCCGCAACCTCGCCGAGCTGTGCCGCGAGCATTTTCCGCGGCCCGTCGTCTGGGGGATGTGGGCGACGTCCGAGATCGCCGCGATGGCGACCGATCTCGCCGAATTCCTGGGCGGGGCGCTCGCGTTCGGCCTGCTGCTGCATCTGCCGCTCATCGCCGGGATGGCCGCGACGGCGGTGCTGACCTGCGCGATCCTCACGCTGGAAAAGCGCGGCTTCCGGCCGCTCGAGGCCGCGATCGCGGCGCTGGTCGGCGTGATCGGCGCGAGCTACCTCGGCGAATTGCTGATCGCGCCGCAGGACTGGCACGCGGCCGCATACCATCTCGTCGTGCCGCAGTTGCGCGACGGCACGGCGCTCACGCTCGCGGTGGGCATCATCGGCGCGACGATCATGCCGCACACGCTCTATCTGCACTCCGGCCTCACGCAGCGGCGCACGACGCCGCGCGACGCGCGCGAGCGCCGGCTGCTGCTGCGCTTCTCGAACCGCGAGGTCGCGGTCGCGCTCGGCGTCGCCGGCTTCGTGAACATCGCGATGGTGATGATGGCGTCGTCCGCGTTCCACCGGACGGCGCCGGGCATGGCCGATATCGGCGACGCGTATCACACGCTGATTCCGCTGCTCGGCCCGGCGGCGGGCGCGCTCTTTCTCGTCGCGCTGTTCGCGTCCGGCGTGTCGAGTTCGGTCGTCGGCACGCTCGCGGGGCAGGTCGTGATGCAGGGCTTCCTGCGTCGCCGGGTGCCGATCTGGGTGCGGCGGCTCGTGACGATCGCGCCCGCGTTCGCGATCGTCGCGCTCGGCTGCGACGTCACGCGCGCGATGGTGCTGAGCCAGGTCGTGCTGAGCCTCGTGCTGCCGCTGCCGATGGCCGCGCTGCTGCTGCTGTCGAGCCGGCGCGCGCTGCTCGGCGAGCATGCGCTGCGCGCGCCGACGCTCGTCGCGGCGAGCGCGGCGGCGGCGGCGATCGTCGCGTTGAACGTGTATCTGATCTGGGCGGCGTTCAATTGA